From a single Capsicum annuum cultivar UCD-10X-F1 chromosome 12, UCD10Xv1.1, whole genome shotgun sequence genomic region:
- the LOC107851462 gene encoding probable pectate lyase 5: MASSVSEVVWITTLLKELGFPVDFPVIVHSDSETALQIAANPVFHERTKHIEIDCHFIRQKILGLVKTEHVDSKHQLASIVTKGLARAQHEFLVSKLGVLNVFTPPSLRGSVENRDCIDAGLPHPHPYPEVVVQDVQRKVNESISRRKLLDTTINTQCQTGNLIDDCWRCDPNWSYNRQRLADCALGFGQGAMGGKNGKYYVVNDPSDTDNVNPVPGTLRHAVIQDEPLWITFSGDMNISLKHELMFNSYKTVDGRGANVQITGNGCITLEHISNVIIHNIHISNCIPSGSTEIRTTPSNVAPRGGSDGDGITISRSHNIWIDHCALSHCTDGLIDVIMGSTGITISNNYFTDHDKVMLLGHNDGYLADVGMQVTIAFNHFGVGLVQRMPRCRRGYTHVVNNDFTEWQMYAIGGSANPTINSQGNRYTAPKDSNTKEVTRRMDADEGEWKGWNWRTDGDIMVNGAFFVASGDGKTNQYAKASSLEPQSSDNIDQLTLNAGVFNATRDNNTPRNGGINNPGTTLGRGTPAKLSITTTYSIFFFSLLIILVL; encoded by the exons ATGGCAAGCTCTGTATCAGAGGTAGTATGGATTACAACATTATTAAAGGAATTAGGATTTCCAGTTGATTTTCCAGTGATTGTACACAGTGATAGTGAAACTGCTTTACAAATCGCAGCAAATCCAGTTTTCCATGAAAGAACAAAGCATATAGaaattgattgtcactttatTAGGCAAAAAATTCTAGGACTTGTGAAGACAGAACATGTGGACTCCAAACATCAATTAGCAAGCATCGTGACAAAAGGCTTGGCAAGAGCTCAACATGAATTCCTAGTTAGCAAGCTAGGTGTGTTAAATGTGTTTACACCacctagcttgagggggagtgttgagaATAGAGACTGTATAGATGCAGG CCTTCCTCATCCACATCCTTACCCTGAAGTTGTGGTTCAAGATGTACAAAG GAAAGTGAACGAATCAATTTCCAGAAGAAAACTCTTGGACACCACAATAAACACCCAATGTCAAACAGGTAACCTAATAGACGACTGCTGGCGCTGCGACCCAAACTGGTCCTACAACCGGCAGCGCCTGGCAGATTGCGCCCTAGGCTTCGGTCAGGGCGCAATGGGAGGTAAAAATGGCAAATACTACGTTGTTAACGATCCCTCGGATACGGACAACGTAAATCCAGTTCCAGGAACACTAAGACATGCTGTAATCCAAGATGAACCACTCTGGATCACCTTCTCTGGAGACATGAACATAAGTTTGAAGCATGAGCTCATGTTTAACAGTTATAAAACCGTCGATGGACGTGGAGCAAACGTGCAGATTACAGGCAATGGTTGTATAACATTGGAGCATATAAGCAATGTGATTATACACAACATCCATATCTCCAATTGTATTCCATCAGGGAGTACTGAAATACGAACAACACCATCGAACGTTGCACCTCGAGGAGGATCAGATGGCGATGGGATAACGATATCTAGATCACATAATATATGGATTGATCATTGTGCTTTATCACATTGTACTGATGGCTTAATTGATGTTATTATGGGGTCAACTGGGATTACTATTTCGAATAACTATTTCACTGATCATGATAAAGTTATGCTATTGGGACATAATGATGGATACTTGGCTGACGTTGGAATGCAG GTGACGATAGCATTCAATCATTTTGGAGTGGGGCTAGTACAAAGAATGCCAAGGTGTAGAAGAGGATATACACATGTAGTGAACAATGATTTCACAGAATGGCAAATGTATGCAATTGGAGGAAGTGCTAATCCTACTATTAATAGTCAGGGCAATCGTTATACTGCCCCCAAGGATTCAAATACTAAAGAG GTAACAAGGCGCATGGATGCGGACGAGGGAGAGTGGAAGGGATGGAACTGGAGAACAGATGGAGATATAATGGTAAATGGTGCATTTTTTGTGGCATCAGGTGATGGAAAGACCAACCAATATGCCAAGGCGTCGAGCTTGGAGCCACAATCCTCTGATAATATTGATCAACTCACTCTCAATGCTGGTGTTTTTAATGCAACAAG gGATAATAATACTCCCCGAAACGGCGGCATCAACAACCCCGGAACGACGTTAGGGAGAGGCACACCAGCAAAATTATCTATAACCACTACTTATTCtatcttctttttctctcttttaattattttagttttgtaa
- the LOC107851463 gene encoding SHUGOSHIN 2 isoform X5 yields MEANSKNSPRKKLADISNLPLRKRLSSQAKKPEHVPAVSKEYIERLQKENLALTKMLAERNKIIEITGVELEKLKIYVRKIQQQNQQLAQANSKMLAELNSDKETVKTLQHELGCVKGLLNARKFEAEQPETNMCKDLNDECEEAGDLGQPGELKLPLCAGSKEGPNHKGLSLGKGDDEKARNLKKRPQSKSMGSSEQVQAEDKMENKRSCVRRQSTRFKPEALKLSDDSFEVLDKCALHPPTSDPVQENGSTSISMPSNDLHYNPSSSSEPIPLGRSSLSRPSREAAKKVQSYKEIPVNIKMRRPP; encoded by the exons ATGGAGGCTAATTCCAAGAATAGTCCAAGGAAAAAGCTTGCTGATATCAGCAACTTACCGCTGCGAAAGAGATTATCTAGTCAAGCTAAGAAGCCAGAACATGTCCCAGCTGTTTCAAAAGAGTATATAGAAAGGCTCCAGAAG GAAAATTTGGCGTTGACGAAGATGTTAGCAGAAAGAAA CAAGATTATTGAAATAACTGGAGTAGAGTTGGAGAAACTGAAAATTTATGTGCGGAAAATTCAGCAACAAAATCAGCAGCTTGCTCAAGCAAACAGTAAAATGCTTGCG GAACTAAATTCAGATAAAGAAACG GTAAAAACATTACAACACGAGCTTGGATGCGTAAAGGGCTTACTTAATGCTAGGAAGTTTGAAGCAGAG CAGCCAGAAACAAATATGTGCAAAGATCTTAATGATGAG TGTGAGGAAGCAGGAGATCTTGGGCAGCCCGGTGaactaaagctcccactatgtgCGGGGTCCAAGGAAGGGCCaaaccacaagggtctatcattAGGAAAGGGAGATGATGAGAAAGCCAGAAATCTCAAAAAGAGACCTCAGTCAAAGA GTATGGGATCTTCCGAGCAAGTTCAAGCTGAGGATAAGATGGAAAATAAAAG ATCCTGTGTAAGGAGGCAGTCTACTCGGTTTAAACCTGAGGCACTGAAACTAAGTGACGATTCTTTCGAGGTACTAGACAAATGTGCTCTGCACCCACCAACAAGTGATCCAGTGCAAGAAAATGGTTCTACATCCATATCTATGCCATCCAATGATCTACATTATAATCCTTCATCGAGCTCTGAACCTATACCATTAGGAAGATCATCTCTGAGTAGGCCATCTAGGGAGGCAGCTAAGAAGGTTCAGTCGTACAAGGAAATTCCTGTGAACATAAAAATGCGAAGACCCCCATGA
- the LOC107851463 gene encoding shugoshin-1 isoform X4, whose translation MEANSKNSPRKKLADISNLPLRKRLSSQAKKPEHVPAVSKEYIERLQKENLALTKMLAERNKIIEITGVELEKLKIYVRKIQQQNQQLAQANSKMLAELNSDKETVKTLQHELGCVKGLLNARKFEAEKQPETNMCKDLNDECEEAGDLGQPGELKLPLCAGSKEGPNHKGLSLGKGDDEKARNLKKRPQSKSMGSSEQVQAEDKMENKRSCVRRQSTRFKPEALKLSDDSFEVLDKCALHPPTSDPVQENGSTSISMPSNDLHYNPSSSSEPIPLGRSSLSRPSREAAKKVQSYKEIPVNIKMRRPP comes from the exons ATGGAGGCTAATTCCAAGAATAGTCCAAGGAAAAAGCTTGCTGATATCAGCAACTTACCGCTGCGAAAGAGATTATCTAGTCAAGCTAAGAAGCCAGAACATGTCCCAGCTGTTTCAAAAGAGTATATAGAAAGGCTCCAGAAG GAAAATTTGGCGTTGACGAAGATGTTAGCAGAAAGAAA CAAGATTATTGAAATAACTGGAGTAGAGTTGGAGAAACTGAAAATTTATGTGCGGAAAATTCAGCAACAAAATCAGCAGCTTGCTCAAGCAAACAGTAAAATGCTTGCG GAACTAAATTCAGATAAAGAAACG GTAAAAACATTACAACACGAGCTTGGATGCGTAAAGGGCTTACTTAATGCTAGGAAGTTTGAAGCAGAG AAGCAGCCAGAAACAAATATGTGCAAAGATCTTAATGATGAG TGTGAGGAAGCAGGAGATCTTGGGCAGCCCGGTGaactaaagctcccactatgtgCGGGGTCCAAGGAAGGGCCaaaccacaagggtctatcattAGGAAAGGGAGATGATGAGAAAGCCAGAAATCTCAAAAAGAGACCTCAGTCAAAGA GTATGGGATCTTCCGAGCAAGTTCAAGCTGAGGATAAGATGGAAAATAAAAG ATCCTGTGTAAGGAGGCAGTCTACTCGGTTTAAACCTGAGGCACTGAAACTAAGTGACGATTCTTTCGAGGTACTAGACAAATGTGCTCTGCACCCACCAACAAGTGATCCAGTGCAAGAAAATGGTTCTACATCCATATCTATGCCATCCAATGATCTACATTATAATCCTTCATCGAGCTCTGAACCTATACCATTAGGAAGATCATCTCTGAGTAGGCCATCTAGGGAGGCAGCTAAGAAGGTTCAGTCGTACAAGGAAATTCCTGTGAACATAAAAATGCGAAGACCCCCATGA
- the LOC107851463 gene encoding shugoshin-1 isoform X3 — MEANSKNSPRKKLADISNLPLRKRLSSQAKKPEHVPAVSKEYIERLQKENLALTKMLAERNKIIEITGVELEKLKIYVRKIQQQNQQLAQANSKMLAELNSDKETVKTLQHELGCVKGLLNARKFEAEPETNMCKDLNDEVKPMQCEEAGDLGQPGELKLPLCAGSKEGPNHKGLSLGKGDDEKARNLKKRPQSKSMGSSEQVQAEDKMENKRSCVRRQSTRFKPEALKLSDDSFEVLDKCALHPPTSDPVQENGSTSISMPSNDLHYNPSSSSEPIPLGRSSLSRPSREAAKKVQSYKEIPVNIKMRRPP, encoded by the exons ATGGAGGCTAATTCCAAGAATAGTCCAAGGAAAAAGCTTGCTGATATCAGCAACTTACCGCTGCGAAAGAGATTATCTAGTCAAGCTAAGAAGCCAGAACATGTCCCAGCTGTTTCAAAAGAGTATATAGAAAGGCTCCAGAAG GAAAATTTGGCGTTGACGAAGATGTTAGCAGAAAGAAA CAAGATTATTGAAATAACTGGAGTAGAGTTGGAGAAACTGAAAATTTATGTGCGGAAAATTCAGCAACAAAATCAGCAGCTTGCTCAAGCAAACAGTAAAATGCTTGCG GAACTAAATTCAGATAAAGAAACG GTAAAAACATTACAACACGAGCTTGGATGCGTAAAGGGCTTACTTAATGCTAGGAAGTTTGAAGCAGAG CCAGAAACAAATATGTGCAAAGATCTTAATGATGAG GTGAAACCCATGCAGTGTGAGGAAGCAGGAGATCTTGGGCAGCCCGGTGaactaaagctcccactatgtgCGGGGTCCAAGGAAGGGCCaaaccacaagggtctatcattAGGAAAGGGAGATGATGAGAAAGCCAGAAATCTCAAAAAGAGACCTCAGTCAAAGA GTATGGGATCTTCCGAGCAAGTTCAAGCTGAGGATAAGATGGAAAATAAAAG ATCCTGTGTAAGGAGGCAGTCTACTCGGTTTAAACCTGAGGCACTGAAACTAAGTGACGATTCTTTCGAGGTACTAGACAAATGTGCTCTGCACCCACCAACAAGTGATCCAGTGCAAGAAAATGGTTCTACATCCATATCTATGCCATCCAATGATCTACATTATAATCCTTCATCGAGCTCTGAACCTATACCATTAGGAAGATCATCTCTGAGTAGGCCATCTAGGGAGGCAGCTAAGAAGGTTCAGTCGTACAAGGAAATTCCTGTGAACATAAAAATGCGAAGACCCCCATGA
- the LOC107851463 gene encoding shugoshin-1 isoform X1, producing the protein MEANSKNSPRKKLADISNLPLRKRLSSQAKKPEHVPAVSKEYIERLQKENLALTKMLAERNKIIEITGVELEKLKIYVRKIQQQNQQLAQANSKMLAELNSDKETVKTLQHELGCVKGLLNARKFEAEKQPETNMCKDLNDEVKPMQCEEAGDLGQPGELKLPLCAGSKEGPNHKGLSLGKGDDEKARNLKKRPQSKSMGSSEQVQAEDKMENKRSCVRRQSTRFKPEALKLSDDSFEVLDKCALHPPTSDPVQENGSTSISMPSNDLHYNPSSSSEPIPLGRSSLSRPSREAAKKVQSYKEIPVNIKMRRPP; encoded by the exons ATGGAGGCTAATTCCAAGAATAGTCCAAGGAAAAAGCTTGCTGATATCAGCAACTTACCGCTGCGAAAGAGATTATCTAGTCAAGCTAAGAAGCCAGAACATGTCCCAGCTGTTTCAAAAGAGTATATAGAAAGGCTCCAGAAG GAAAATTTGGCGTTGACGAAGATGTTAGCAGAAAGAAA CAAGATTATTGAAATAACTGGAGTAGAGTTGGAGAAACTGAAAATTTATGTGCGGAAAATTCAGCAACAAAATCAGCAGCTTGCTCAAGCAAACAGTAAAATGCTTGCG GAACTAAATTCAGATAAAGAAACG GTAAAAACATTACAACACGAGCTTGGATGCGTAAAGGGCTTACTTAATGCTAGGAAGTTTGAAGCAGAG AAGCAGCCAGAAACAAATATGTGCAAAGATCTTAATGATGAG GTGAAACCCATGCAGTGTGAGGAAGCAGGAGATCTTGGGCAGCCCGGTGaactaaagctcccactatgtgCGGGGTCCAAGGAAGGGCCaaaccacaagggtctatcattAGGAAAGGGAGATGATGAGAAAGCCAGAAATCTCAAAAAGAGACCTCAGTCAAAGA GTATGGGATCTTCCGAGCAAGTTCAAGCTGAGGATAAGATGGAAAATAAAAG ATCCTGTGTAAGGAGGCAGTCTACTCGGTTTAAACCTGAGGCACTGAAACTAAGTGACGATTCTTTCGAGGTACTAGACAAATGTGCTCTGCACCCACCAACAAGTGATCCAGTGCAAGAAAATGGTTCTACATCCATATCTATGCCATCCAATGATCTACATTATAATCCTTCATCGAGCTCTGAACCTATACCATTAGGAAGATCATCTCTGAGTAGGCCATCTAGGGAGGCAGCTAAGAAGGTTCAGTCGTACAAGGAAATTCCTGTGAACATAAAAATGCGAAGACCCCCATGA
- the LOC107851463 gene encoding shugoshin-1 isoform X2 — MEANSKNSPRKKLADISNLPLRKRLSSQAKKPEHVPAVSKEYIERLQKENLALTKMLAERNKIIEITGVELEKLKIYVRKIQQQNQQLAQANSKMLAELNSDKETVKTLQHELGCVKGLLNARKFEAEQPETNMCKDLNDEVKPMQCEEAGDLGQPGELKLPLCAGSKEGPNHKGLSLGKGDDEKARNLKKRPQSKSMGSSEQVQAEDKMENKRSCVRRQSTRFKPEALKLSDDSFEVLDKCALHPPTSDPVQENGSTSISMPSNDLHYNPSSSSEPIPLGRSSLSRPSREAAKKVQSYKEIPVNIKMRRPP, encoded by the exons ATGGAGGCTAATTCCAAGAATAGTCCAAGGAAAAAGCTTGCTGATATCAGCAACTTACCGCTGCGAAAGAGATTATCTAGTCAAGCTAAGAAGCCAGAACATGTCCCAGCTGTTTCAAAAGAGTATATAGAAAGGCTCCAGAAG GAAAATTTGGCGTTGACGAAGATGTTAGCAGAAAGAAA CAAGATTATTGAAATAACTGGAGTAGAGTTGGAGAAACTGAAAATTTATGTGCGGAAAATTCAGCAACAAAATCAGCAGCTTGCTCAAGCAAACAGTAAAATGCTTGCG GAACTAAATTCAGATAAAGAAACG GTAAAAACATTACAACACGAGCTTGGATGCGTAAAGGGCTTACTTAATGCTAGGAAGTTTGAAGCAGAG CAGCCAGAAACAAATATGTGCAAAGATCTTAATGATGAG GTGAAACCCATGCAGTGTGAGGAAGCAGGAGATCTTGGGCAGCCCGGTGaactaaagctcccactatgtgCGGGGTCCAAGGAAGGGCCaaaccacaagggtctatcattAGGAAAGGGAGATGATGAGAAAGCCAGAAATCTCAAAAAGAGACCTCAGTCAAAGA GTATGGGATCTTCCGAGCAAGTTCAAGCTGAGGATAAGATGGAAAATAAAAG ATCCTGTGTAAGGAGGCAGTCTACTCGGTTTAAACCTGAGGCACTGAAACTAAGTGACGATTCTTTCGAGGTACTAGACAAATGTGCTCTGCACCCACCAACAAGTGATCCAGTGCAAGAAAATGGTTCTACATCCATATCTATGCCATCCAATGATCTACATTATAATCCTTCATCGAGCTCTGAACCTATACCATTAGGAAGATCATCTCTGAGTAGGCCATCTAGGGAGGCAGCTAAGAAGGTTCAGTCGTACAAGGAAATTCCTGTGAACATAAAAATGCGAAGACCCCCATGA
- the LOC107851463 gene encoding SHUGOSHIN 2 isoform X6, translated as MEANSKNSPRKKLADISNLPLRKRLSSQAKKPEHVPAVSKEYIERLQKENLALTKMLAERNKIIEITGVELEKLKIYVRKIQQQNQQLAQANSKMLAELNSDKETVKTLQHELGCVKGLLNARKFEAEPETNMCKDLNDECEEAGDLGQPGELKLPLCAGSKEGPNHKGLSLGKGDDEKARNLKKRPQSKSMGSSEQVQAEDKMENKRSCVRRQSTRFKPEALKLSDDSFEVLDKCALHPPTSDPVQENGSTSISMPSNDLHYNPSSSSEPIPLGRSSLSRPSREAAKKVQSYKEIPVNIKMRRPP; from the exons ATGGAGGCTAATTCCAAGAATAGTCCAAGGAAAAAGCTTGCTGATATCAGCAACTTACCGCTGCGAAAGAGATTATCTAGTCAAGCTAAGAAGCCAGAACATGTCCCAGCTGTTTCAAAAGAGTATATAGAAAGGCTCCAGAAG GAAAATTTGGCGTTGACGAAGATGTTAGCAGAAAGAAA CAAGATTATTGAAATAACTGGAGTAGAGTTGGAGAAACTGAAAATTTATGTGCGGAAAATTCAGCAACAAAATCAGCAGCTTGCTCAAGCAAACAGTAAAATGCTTGCG GAACTAAATTCAGATAAAGAAACG GTAAAAACATTACAACACGAGCTTGGATGCGTAAAGGGCTTACTTAATGCTAGGAAGTTTGAAGCAGAG CCAGAAACAAATATGTGCAAAGATCTTAATGATGAG TGTGAGGAAGCAGGAGATCTTGGGCAGCCCGGTGaactaaagctcccactatgtgCGGGGTCCAAGGAAGGGCCaaaccacaagggtctatcattAGGAAAGGGAGATGATGAGAAAGCCAGAAATCTCAAAAAGAGACCTCAGTCAAAGA GTATGGGATCTTCCGAGCAAGTTCAAGCTGAGGATAAGATGGAAAATAAAAG ATCCTGTGTAAGGAGGCAGTCTACTCGGTTTAAACCTGAGGCACTGAAACTAAGTGACGATTCTTTCGAGGTACTAGACAAATGTGCTCTGCACCCACCAACAAGTGATCCAGTGCAAGAAAATGGTTCTACATCCATATCTATGCCATCCAATGATCTACATTATAATCCTTCATCGAGCTCTGAACCTATACCATTAGGAAGATCATCTCTGAGTAGGCCATCTAGGGAGGCAGCTAAGAAGGTTCAGTCGTACAAGGAAATTCCTGTGAACATAAAAATGCGAAGACCCCCATGA